In Streptomyces sp. RFCAC02, the following proteins share a genomic window:
- a CDS encoding nitrate reductase subunit alpha: MENDDNARRRERRAGQGWPLAARRLLTRSAVSADGRAVFGQHDGKWEGFYRDRWAHDKVVRSTHGVNCTGSCSWMVYVKDGIITWEHQATDYPSIGADCPEYEPRGCPRGASFSWYTYSPSRVRYPYVRGTLLTMWREARRRLGDPVAAWAEITGDPAKARAYKRARGKGGLVRADWDEVAELVAAAHVHTIKAYGPDRVAGFSPIPAMSMASFAAGSRFMSLIGGTLLSFYDWYADLPVASPQVFGDQTDVPEAADWWNAGYLVMWGSNIPVTRTPDAHFLTEARYNGTKVVAVSPDYADNVKFADEWLAPHPGTDGALAMAMGHVILREFLVDREVPYFRDYLRTYTDAPFLVTLRESGHGLVPGGFLTAADLGGDEENAGAKTVLLDRATGEPVVPNGSLGFRWGTTGQGRWNLDLDGVEPELSLLGSAEDTVEVALPRFDEGATEGGSVMVRGVPVRRIGGRLVTTVFDLLLAQYGVGRPGLPGRWPADYEDAAEPCTPAWQETLTSVPAAQAARIAREFARNAERTRGRSMIAMGAGTNHWFHSDTIYRAFLALTTMTGCQGVNGGGWAHYVGQEKVRPLTGFQHLAFAFDWQRPTRHMAGTSYWYLNTDQWRYEAFGPDELASPLGRGRFRGRAFADCLAQAVRLGWTPGHPAFDRNPLDLADEAAARGRPVAEHIVDELKAGRLRFAAEDPDAPANFPRVLTVWRANLLGSSGKGNEYFLRHLLGTDAAVRSAETPEDERPAEVVWHDEAPEGKLDLLVSLDFRMTSTGLLSDVVLPAATWYEKDDLSSTDMHPFVHAFTPAIAPPWQARTDYDTFLAIADRFSELAAGHLGRRTDVLAVPLAHDTPDELAQPGGVVRDWKAGECEPVPGRTMPKLVVVERDYAAVAQKMRAVGPLLDTLGTTTKGVTVHPDREIGELGRRLGTVRDGVGAGRPSLATASDMCEAILALSGTTNGRLATEGFRELERQTGSAGLVELASEREAERITFADTRTQPRPVMTSYEWSGSETGGRRYSPFVINVEHRKPWHTLTGRQHFFMEHDWMAELGEQLPVYRPPLNALRHYGDEHLHETGRAEVTVRYLTPHSKWSIHSEYQDNAYMLALSRGGPVIWMSTADAERIGVRDNEWIEAYNRNGVVAARAVVTHRMPEGTVYMYHAKDRTVNVPRTEVSGRRGGIHNSLTRLLLKPTHLAGGYAQFTYAFNYYGPTGNQRDEVTVIRRRSQQVEY; encoded by the coding sequence ATGGAGAACGACGACAACGCACGGCGGCGGGAGCGGCGCGCCGGGCAGGGCTGGCCGCTGGCGGCCCGCCGGCTGCTGACCCGCAGCGCGGTGTCAGCCGACGGACGCGCCGTGTTCGGACAGCACGACGGCAAGTGGGAGGGGTTCTACCGGGACCGCTGGGCGCACGACAAGGTGGTGCGCTCCACCCACGGCGTCAACTGCACCGGTTCCTGCTCGTGGATGGTGTACGTCAAGGACGGCATCATCACGTGGGAGCACCAGGCCACCGACTACCCGTCGATCGGCGCGGACTGCCCCGAGTACGAGCCGCGCGGCTGCCCGCGCGGTGCCTCGTTCTCCTGGTACACCTACTCCCCCAGCCGGGTCAGGTACCCGTATGTGCGGGGCACGCTGCTGACGATGTGGCGCGAGGCCAGGCGCAGGCTCGGCGACCCGGTGGCGGCGTGGGCGGAGATCACGGGCGACCCGGCGAAGGCGCGGGCGTACAAGCGTGCCCGCGGCAAGGGCGGTCTGGTGCGCGCGGACTGGGACGAGGTCGCCGAACTGGTGGCGGCCGCCCATGTGCACACCATCAAGGCGTACGGCCCGGACCGGGTGGCCGGCTTCTCGCCGATCCCGGCGATGTCGATGGCGTCGTTCGCGGCGGGCAGCCGGTTCATGTCGCTGATCGGCGGCACCCTGCTGTCGTTCTACGACTGGTACGCGGACCTGCCGGTCGCCTCCCCGCAGGTCTTCGGCGACCAGACGGACGTCCCGGAGGCCGCGGACTGGTGGAACGCGGGCTACCTGGTGATGTGGGGCTCCAACATCCCCGTCACCCGCACTCCCGACGCGCACTTCCTGACCGAGGCCCGCTACAACGGGACCAAGGTCGTCGCGGTCAGCCCCGACTACGCGGACAACGTGAAGTTCGCCGACGAGTGGCTGGCCCCGCACCCGGGCACCGACGGGGCGCTCGCCATGGCCATGGGGCATGTGATCCTGCGCGAGTTCCTCGTCGACCGGGAGGTGCCGTACTTCCGCGACTACCTGCGGACGTACACGGACGCGCCGTTCCTGGTGACCCTGCGGGAGAGCGGGCACGGGCTCGTGCCCGGCGGTTTCCTCACCGCGGCCGACCTCGGCGGCGACGAGGAGAACGCAGGGGCGAAGACGGTGCTGCTCGACCGGGCGACGGGCGAGCCCGTGGTCCCGAACGGATCGCTGGGCTTCCGCTGGGGGACGACCGGGCAGGGCCGCTGGAATCTGGACCTGGACGGCGTCGAACCCGAGCTGAGCCTCCTCGGTTCGGCCGAGGACACGGTCGAGGTGGCGCTGCCCCGGTTCGACGAGGGGGCCACCGAGGGCGGCTCGGTGATGGTGCGCGGCGTGCCCGTGCGGCGGATCGGCGGCCGGCTCGTCACGACCGTCTTCGATCTGCTGCTCGCCCAGTACGGGGTGGGCCGCCCGGGGCTGCCGGGCCGCTGGCCCGCGGACTACGAGGACGCGGCCGAGCCGTGCACCCCGGCGTGGCAGGAGACGCTCACCTCGGTGCCGGCCGCGCAGGCGGCCCGGATCGCCCGTGAGTTCGCCCGGAACGCGGAGCGGACGCGGGGCCGCTCGATGATCGCGATGGGCGCCGGCACCAACCACTGGTTCCACTCCGACACGATCTACCGGGCGTTCCTCGCGCTGACCACGATGACCGGCTGCCAGGGCGTGAACGGCGGCGGCTGGGCGCACTACGTGGGCCAGGAGAAGGTGCGTCCGCTGACCGGTTTCCAGCACCTCGCGTTCGCCTTCGACTGGCAGCGGCCGACACGCCACATGGCCGGCACGTCCTACTGGTACCTGAACACGGACCAGTGGCGCTACGAGGCGTTCGGTCCCGACGAGCTGGCGTCCCCGCTCGGGAGGGGCCGGTTCAGGGGCAGGGCGTTCGCCGACTGCCTGGCGCAGGCCGTGCGCCTCGGCTGGACGCCGGGCCACCCCGCCTTCGACCGCAACCCGCTGGACCTGGCGGACGAGGCGGCGGCCCGCGGGCGCCCCGTCGCCGAGCACATCGTCGACGAACTGAAGGCCGGCCGGCTGCGGTTCGCCGCCGAGGACCCGGACGCCCCGGCCAACTTCCCGCGGGTGCTGACCGTGTGGCGGGCGAACCTCCTCGGCTCGTCCGGCAAGGGCAACGAGTACTTCCTGCGTCACCTGCTGGGCACGGACGCGGCCGTCCGCTCGGCCGAGACGCCCGAGGACGAGCGGCCCGCCGAGGTCGTGTGGCACGACGAGGCCCCCGAGGGGAAGCTCGACCTGCTGGTGTCACTCGACTTCAGGATGACCTCGACCGGCCTGCTGTCCGACGTGGTCCTGCCGGCCGCGACCTGGTACGAGAAGGACGACCTGTCCAGCACGGACATGCACCCCTTCGTGCACGCCTTCACACCGGCCATCGCACCGCCCTGGCAGGCCCGCACCGACTACGACACCTTCCTCGCGATCGCCGACCGGTTCAGCGAGCTGGCCGCCGGCCACCTGGGGAGGCGGACCGACGTGCTCGCCGTGCCGCTCGCGCACGACACGCCGGACGAGCTGGCCCAGCCCGGCGGGGTCGTGCGCGACTGGAAGGCCGGCGAGTGCGAGCCGGTCCCGGGCCGCACGATGCCGAAGCTGGTCGTCGTGGAACGGGACTACGCGGCCGTCGCGCAGAAGATGCGGGCCGTCGGCCCGCTGCTCGACACGCTCGGCACGACGACGAAGGGCGTCACCGTCCACCCGGACCGCGAGATCGGGGAACTGGGGCGGCGGCTCGGCACCGTGCGCGACGGCGTCGGGGCGGGGCGTCCGTCCCTGGCCACCGCGAGCGACATGTGCGAGGCGATCCTCGCGCTGTCCGGCACCACCAACGGGCGGCTCGCGACCGAGGGGTTCCGCGAACTGGAGCGGCAGACGGGCAGCGCGGGCCTCGTGGAGCTCGCGTCGGAGCGCGAGGCCGAGCGGATCACCTTCGCCGACACCCGTACCCAGCCGCGCCCGGTGATGACGTCGTACGAGTGGTCCGGCTCGGAGACCGGCGGCCGCCGCTACTCGCCGTTCGTGATCAACGTCGAGCACCGCAAGCCCTGGCACACCCTCACCGGCCGGCAGCACTTCTTCATGGAGCACGACTGGATGGCCGAGCTCGGCGAGCAGCTCCCGGTGTACCGGCCGCCGTTGAACGCGCTGCGGCACTACGGCGACGAGCACCTGCACGAGACGGGCCGCGCCGAGGTGACCGTGCGCTATCTGACGCCGCACTCCAAGTGGTCCATCCACTCGGAATACCAGGACAACGCCTACATGCTGGCGCTGTCCCGG
- a CDS encoding TIGR04053 family radical SAM/SPASM domain-containing protein — translation MNGGRSGAGPAAPVVRRQRQDAGERPFIVIWEATRACPLACLHCRAEAVPDRDPRELDTRAAEDLIRQVAAFGHPAPLFVITGGDPFQRPDLLELIAYGARTGVRVAVSPSGTPTLTPERLRAVHGAGAVGLSLSLDGSTPGLHDGFRGVPGVYRWTLDAWDAARALGMKTQINTTVTRHNLHDLPDIVRLVRDHGAMLWSAFLLVPTGRGSALGALTAGETEDVLNFVHDIGLTVPAKTTEAHHFRRVALQRRILADRGDDHVAVLGLGPLYRALRDRAAALGLTDGARRARRPPLDVNAGRGFVFVSHTGTVHPSGFLPLGAGSVRERPLTEIYRTSGLFTGLRDPDRLGGRCGACEFRRVCGGSRSRAFGLTGDPYAEEPWCGYVPGSFPHRRELAGLLAGHRAARRGAS, via the coding sequence GTGAACGGCGGGCGGTCCGGTGCCGGCCCCGCCGCGCCCGTGGTGCGGCGGCAGCGGCAGGACGCGGGGGAGCGGCCGTTCATCGTGATCTGGGAGGCCACCCGGGCCTGCCCGCTCGCGTGCCTGCACTGCCGCGCCGAGGCCGTCCCCGACCGTGACCCGCGCGAGCTGGACACCCGGGCGGCCGAGGACCTGATACGGCAGGTCGCCGCCTTCGGACACCCGGCACCCCTCTTCGTGATCACCGGCGGCGACCCGTTCCAGCGCCCCGACCTGCTGGAGCTGATCGCGTACGGCGCGCGGACGGGCGTGCGCGTCGCCGTCTCGCCGTCCGGCACACCGACCCTCACCCCCGAGCGGTTGCGCGCGGTGCACGGGGCGGGCGCCGTCGGCCTCTCGCTCAGCCTCGACGGATCGACTCCCGGGCTGCACGACGGTTTCCGCGGTGTACCCGGCGTCTACCGCTGGACCCTCGACGCCTGGGACGCCGCCCGCGCCCTCGGCATGAAGACGCAGATCAACACCACGGTCACCCGGCACAATCTGCATGACCTCCCGGACATCGTCCGCCTGGTGCGCGACCACGGCGCCATGCTGTGGAGCGCCTTCCTCCTCGTGCCGACCGGCCGGGGCAGCGCCCTCGGCGCGCTCACGGCCGGGGAGACCGAGGACGTCCTGAACTTCGTCCACGACATCGGCCTGACCGTGCCGGCGAAGACGACGGAGGCCCACCACTTCCGCCGCGTCGCCCTGCAGCGCCGCATCCTCGCCGACCGCGGGGACGACCACGTCGCCGTCCTCGGACTCGGCCCGCTGTACCGCGCGTTGCGCGACCGGGCGGCCGCGCTCGGCCTGACCGACGGCGCCCGCCGCGCACGCCGCCCGCCCCTGGACGTCAACGCGGGCCGCGGCTTCGTCTTCGTCTCGCACACCGGGACCGTGCACCCGAGCGGCTTCCTCCCGCTCGGCGCCGGCAGCGTGCGCGAGCGGCCCCTCACCGAGATCTACCGCACCTCCGGGCTGTTCACCGGGCTGCGGGACCCCGACCGGCTGGGCGGCCGGTGCGGCGCCTGCGAGTTCCGCCGGGTCTGCGGCGGCTCCCGGTCCCGCGCCTTCGGCCTGACCGGCGACCCGTACGCCGAGGAACCCTGGTGCGGCTACGTACCCGGGTCCTTCCCCCACAGGCGCGAGCTGGCCGGACTGCTGGCCGGCCACCGGGCGGCGCGGCGAGGAGCATCGTGA
- a CDS encoding multicopper oxidase domain-containing protein gives MSDEPRADGRGQLRTVRPGGGADAAPSRFKRSALRARHLQAHVLIAVWAGLALLAATGHATLPVARWLAVHLFLLGAATTAILVWSEHFAVAMLRAGLPGRRWSAVRLHGANLAVAGVVIGVWADLPVLTGVGAAGLVAAATAHLAVLVRLGRGALGGRLAPIAAFYRAAAAALVVATVLGTLIATGTAPARLHTGLRLAHIHVALLGWIALPVIGTLFMLWPTVLGVRMHPGTAREARRTLALTGGGLAVAVAGLASGTGGPQRAAVVAGLTAYAAGTGPAVRLLAVTVRRGSRPVSAAAAWSLAASTAWLVTAVAADLVHLATHTPDAARPGADGLVPAFLIGFVGQVLVGALTYLLPIVLSGGPRERTELRAVLERAWAPRLAALNLAAVLLALPLPGPVTTAGTVLAAVATTAFLGLVVTVLARRGRPDAPSRTPALLGTATGAVVTVLAVLVAGSGGTGGTADSAAGTAGGAATTTRTVAVSLGNMRVTPDRVEVARGTRLLLDVTNDDAQRHDLKVEDGPATSLLAAGESATLDIGTVSADRTAWCTVPGHRAAGMTLDIVVGDTARDHAGHTATAAGDPDLDLAADFSADWEPRPAELPAAPGTDVHRVELHAVRQTVEVAPGVEQEMWTFGGTAPGPTLRGRVGDTFEVTLVNDDPEMGHGIDFHAGALAPDGPMRTLEPGERLVYRFRADRAGAWLYHCSTAPMLQHIANGMHGALIIDPPDLAEVDREYVLVASELYLGTPGSEDQVARMTAGTPDAWTFNGVAAQYAHAPLDARAGERVRFWVIAAGPDDGVSFHIVGAVFDTVYKEGAHLLRPQDPGGSQSLDLAPAQGGFVETVFPEAGHYSFVDHALRHAGSGAHGTVEVR, from the coding sequence GTGAGCGACGAACCCCGCGCGGACGGACGCGGGCAGCTCAGGACCGTCCGGCCGGGCGGTGGCGCCGATGCCGCGCCCAGCCGGTTCAAACGGTCCGCCCTGCGGGCACGCCACCTGCAGGCCCACGTCCTGATCGCCGTCTGGGCCGGGCTCGCCCTGCTCGCGGCCACCGGACACGCCACACTGCCGGTCGCGCGCTGGCTCGCCGTCCACCTCTTCCTGCTGGGCGCCGCCACCACCGCCATCCTCGTGTGGAGCGAGCACTTCGCCGTGGCGATGCTGCGCGCCGGGCTGCCCGGCCGGCGGTGGAGCGCCGTACGCCTCCACGGCGCCAACCTGGCCGTCGCGGGGGTCGTCATCGGCGTGTGGGCCGACCTGCCGGTGCTGACCGGTGTCGGCGCCGCGGGACTGGTCGCCGCCGCCACCGCCCACCTGGCCGTGCTGGTGCGGCTGGGCCGTGGGGCGCTGGGCGGCCGGCTGGCCCCCATCGCCGCGTTCTACCGCGCCGCGGCCGCGGCCCTCGTCGTGGCCACGGTCCTCGGCACGCTCATCGCCACCGGCACCGCCCCCGCGCGCCTGCACACCGGGCTCCGGCTCGCCCACATCCACGTCGCCCTCCTCGGCTGGATCGCGCTGCCCGTCATCGGCACGCTGTTCATGCTCTGGCCCACCGTCCTCGGCGTCCGCATGCACCCCGGCACGGCGCGGGAGGCCCGCAGGACCCTGGCCCTGACCGGCGGCGGCCTCGCGGTCGCGGTGGCCGGCCTCGCCTCCGGCACCGGCGGCCCCCAGCGCGCCGCCGTCGTCGCCGGGCTGACCGCGTACGCGGCCGGCACCGGCCCGGCCGTACGTCTCCTCGCCGTCACCGTGCGGCGCGGCAGCCGGCCCGTGTCGGCCGCGGCGGCCTGGTCGCTGGCCGCGTCCACGGCCTGGCTGGTGACCGCGGTCGCGGCCGACCTCGTCCACCTCGCCACGCACACCCCGGACGCCGCGCGGCCCGGTGCCGACGGGCTGGTTCCGGCGTTCCTCATCGGCTTCGTCGGGCAGGTGCTCGTCGGCGCGCTGACGTACCTGCTGCCGATCGTCCTGTCCGGCGGCCCGCGCGAGCGGACCGAGCTGCGGGCCGTGCTGGAACGGGCCTGGGCACCCCGGCTGGCGGCGCTGAACCTGGCCGCCGTCCTGCTCGCCCTGCCCCTGCCGGGACCCGTCACCACCGCCGGGACGGTTCTGGCGGCGGTCGCCACGACGGCGTTCCTCGGCCTCGTCGTGACCGTGCTGGCGCGCCGCGGCCGGCCGGACGCGCCCTCGCGCACGCCGGCGCTGCTCGGCACCGCCACGGGTGCGGTCGTGACGGTCCTCGCCGTGCTCGTGGCCGGGAGCGGTGGGACCGGCGGGACCGCCGACAGCGCCGCCGGCACGGCGGGAGGAGCCGCCACGACCACCCGCACGGTGGCCGTGTCCCTCGGGAACATGCGCGTCACACCGGACCGTGTCGAGGTCGCCCGGGGCACCCGCCTGCTCCTCGACGTCACCAACGACGACGCGCAGCGGCACGATCTGAAGGTCGAGGACGGCCCCGCCACCTCGCTGCTCGCCGCCGGCGAGTCGGCCACCCTCGACATCGGCACGGTCAGCGCCGACCGCACGGCCTGGTGCACGGTGCCCGGCCACCGCGCCGCCGGAATGACCCTGGACATCGTCGTCGGCGACACCGCGCGGGACCACGCCGGCCACACCGCCACCGCCGCGGGCGACCCGGACCTCGACCTCGCCGCCGACTTCTCGGCGGACTGGGAGCCGCGCCCCGCCGAACTGCCTGCGGCACCCGGCACGGACGTGCACCGCGTCGAACTCCACGCCGTCCGCCAGACGGTGGAGGTCGCCCCGGGCGTGGAACAGGAGATGTGGACGTTCGGCGGCACCGCTCCCGGCCCCACGCTGCGCGGCAGGGTCGGCGACACCTTCGAGGTCACGCTGGTCAACGACGACCCGGAGATGGGCCACGGCATCGACTTCCACGCCGGCGCCCTCGCCCCGGACGGGCCGATGCGCACCCTGGAGCCGGGGGAGCGGCTCGTGTACCGCTTCCGCGCCGACCGGGCCGGGGCCTGGCTGTACCACTGCAGCACCGCGCCCATGCTCCAGCACATCGCCAACGGCATGCACGGCGCCCTGATCATCGACCCGCCCGACCTCGCCGAGGTGGACCGCGAGTACGTCCTGGTCGCGTCCGAGCTGTACCTCGGCACCCCGGGCAGCGAGGACCAGGTCGCCCGTATGACGGCCGGCACGCCGGACGCCTGGACGTTCAACGGCGTCGCGGCCCAGTACGCGCACGCGCCGCTCGACGCCCGCGCCGGGGAACGCGTCCGCTTCTGGGTCATCGCCGCCGGACCGGACGACGGCGTCTCCTTCCACATCGTCGGCGCCGTGTTCGACACCGTCTACAAGGAAGGCGCTCATCTGCTGCGGCCCCAGGACCCGGGCGGCTCCCAGTCGCTCGACCTGGCACCCGCCCAGGGCGGCTTCGTCGAGACGGTGTTCCCGGAGGCCGGCCACTACTCCTTCGTCGACCACGCGCTGCGGCACGCCGGATCGGGCGCGCACGGCACGGTGGAGGTGCGCTGA